A single genomic interval of Rhodopseudomonas palustris harbors:
- a CDS encoding DUF3060 domain-containing protein — MLLRLPVITAAMLAVVGLAHADDDELAIQGIGISRDVDCQGKNVGVYGAENEIALTGQCRTITVHGSKHKVSFEQGQTLSVSGSDNTVNGGRAKDVVVSVAKNTVTTTLEAGDEPGTLKATGANNKITLVLSGPSRLDVGGVEQVVEWSKADGAPNPEVRSSGALNSIKRKK; from the coding sequence ATGCTGCTTCGTCTGCCTGTGATCACCGCTGCGATGTTGGCCGTTGTCGGCCTCGCTCATGCCGATGACGATGAGCTGGCGATTCAAGGCATTGGAATCAGCCGCGACGTCGACTGTCAGGGTAAGAATGTCGGCGTGTACGGCGCAGAGAACGAGATCGCTCTGACCGGCCAATGCCGCACCATCACCGTGCATGGCAGCAAGCACAAGGTCAGTTTCGAGCAGGGGCAGACGCTGTCGGTGTCGGGCTCGGACAACACCGTCAACGGCGGCCGCGCCAAAGACGTCGTGGTCAGCGTGGCGAAGAACACCGTGACGACGACGTTGGAAGCCGGCGACGAGCCAGGCACGCTAAAAGCCACCGGCGCCAATAACAAGATAACGCTGGTGCTGTCCGGCCCGTCGCGGCTGGACGTCGGCGGCGTCGAGCAGGTCGTCGAGTGGTCGAAGGCAGACGGCGCGCCCAATCCCGAAGTCCGCTCGTCCGGCGCGCTGAATTCTATCAAGCGGAAGAAGTAA
- a CDS encoding 2-hydroxyacid dehydrogenase, with protein MSVKKKPLVVVTRKLPDSIETRMRELFDARLNLDDVPMTAEQLAEAARTADVLVPTVTDEITAAMVNQPDCKLRLIAHFGNGIDNLDVAAAHARGITVTNTPKVLTEDTADMTMALILAVPRRMIEGAALLTDGGEWPGWSPTWMLGRRLGGKRLGIIGMGRIGQAVARRARAFGLQIHYHNRKPVAPRIADELGATYWDSLDQMLARMDIISVNCPHTPATFHLLSARRLKLVRKDAFIVNTARGEVIDEETLTKLIEAGDIAGAGLDVYEHEPAVNPKLVRLAKHGKVVLLPHMGSATIEGRVEMGEKVIINIRTFLDNHKPPDRVLPGML; from the coding sequence ATGTCGGTTAAGAAAAAGCCTCTGGTCGTCGTCACCCGCAAGCTTCCGGACTCGATCGAAACCCGGATGCGTGAGCTGTTCGACGCCCGGCTGAATCTCGACGATGTCCCGATGACCGCCGAGCAGCTCGCCGAAGCCGCCCGCACCGCCGACGTCCTGGTACCAACGGTGACCGACGAGATCACCGCCGCGATGGTCAACCAGCCCGACTGCAAGCTGCGGCTGATCGCGCATTTCGGCAACGGCATCGACAATCTCGACGTGGCCGCAGCGCATGCGCGCGGCATCACCGTCACCAACACCCCCAAAGTTCTGACCGAAGACACCGCCGACATGACCATGGCGCTCATCCTCGCGGTGCCGCGGCGGATGATCGAGGGTGCTGCGCTGTTGACCGATGGCGGCGAATGGCCCGGCTGGTCACCGACCTGGATGCTCGGCCGCAGGCTCGGCGGCAAGCGGCTCGGCATCATCGGCATGGGCCGGATCGGCCAGGCGGTGGCGCGCCGCGCCCGCGCCTTCGGGCTGCAGATCCACTATCACAACCGCAAGCCGGTCGCGCCGCGGATCGCCGACGAACTCGGGGCGACCTACTGGGATTCGCTCGACCAGATGCTGGCGCGGATGGACATCATCTCGGTGAACTGTCCGCACACCCCGGCAACGTTCCATTTGTTGTCAGCGCGGCGTCTGAAACTGGTCCGCAAGGACGCCTTCATCGTCAACACCGCGCGCGGCGAGGTGATCGACGAAGAAACCCTGACCAAGCTGATCGAAGCCGGCGACATCGCCGGCGCCGGCCTCGACGTTTACGAGCACGAGCCCGCGGTCAATCCGAAGCTGGTCCGGCTCGCCAAGCACGGCAAGGTGGTGCTGCTGCCGCACATGGGCTCGGCCACGATCGAGGGCCGTGTCGAGATGGGCGAGAAGGTGATCATCAACATCCGCACCTTCCTGGATAATCATAAGCCGCCGGATCGCGTCCTGCCCGGGATGCTCTGA
- a CDS encoding LysR substrate-binding domain-containing protein translates to MISLRQLRYLSALARHGHFGRAADACSVTQPALSMQIAELERTLGVKVVERRPGEVFLTDIGREIARRAEEVLAATRDLVDFARHRAKPLTGRLSLGVIPSLAPYLLPKVLPLLQQHFPELRLELRESQTRPLVADVVSGVLDAALLALPVGHSDLDAIPLFDDPFLLAVPADDPRAETTPIGVEEIDQSRLILLEDGHCLRDQALAFCATARNRGIQMGSAGTASFGASSLTTVIQMVAGGYGITLIPQIAAEVERRDSRVKFLRLRRPQPGRSVGLVFRKTSPRRGDFEAFGEVVKQGIGGAAPIESAVA, encoded by the coding sequence ATGATCTCCCTGCGCCAGCTTCGCTATCTGTCTGCCTTGGCCCGACATGGCCATTTCGGCCGGGCGGCTGATGCCTGCTCGGTGACCCAGCCGGCGCTGTCGATGCAGATCGCCGAGCTGGAGCGGACGCTCGGCGTCAAAGTGGTGGAGCGTCGGCCGGGCGAGGTGTTCCTCACCGACATCGGCCGCGAGATCGCCCGCCGCGCCGAAGAGGTGCTGGCGGCGACCCGCGATCTGGTGGATTTCGCCCGTCACCGGGCTAAACCGCTGACCGGGCGGCTCAGTCTCGGGGTGATTCCGTCGCTGGCGCCGTATCTGCTGCCGAAGGTACTGCCGCTGCTGCAGCAACATTTCCCTGAGCTGCGGCTGGAGCTGCGCGAAAGCCAGACCCGGCCGCTGGTCGCCGACGTGGTCAGCGGCGTGCTCGACGCGGCGCTGCTGGCCCTGCCCGTCGGCCATTCGGATCTCGACGCGATCCCGTTGTTCGATGATCCGTTCCTGCTTGCGGTGCCGGCCGACGATCCGCGCGCCGAAACGACGCCGATCGGCGTCGAGGAGATCGACCAGTCTCGGCTGATCCTGCTGGAGGACGGTCACTGCCTGCGCGATCAGGCGCTGGCGTTCTGCGCCACAGCGCGCAATCGCGGCATCCAGATGGGCAGTGCCGGCACGGCGAGCTTCGGCGCTTCCAGCCTCACCACGGTGATCCAGATGGTCGCGGGCGGTTACGGCATCACGCTGATTCCGCAGATCGCTGCCGAGGTCGAGCGCCGTGATTCGCGGGTGAAGTTCCTGCGGCTGCGCCGGCCGCAACCGGGCCGCAGCGTTGGCCTCGTGTTTCGCAAGACCTCGCCCCGCCGTGGTGACTTCGAAGCGTTCGGCGAGGTCGTTAAACAGGGGATCGGCGGCGCGGCACCGATCGAGTCCGCGGTCGCCTGA
- a CDS encoding SH3 domain-containing protein translates to MAVTAFAGAMICAATFAHAGKESPLSASGLPVPRYVSLKSDHVNVRVGPTKDNDVAWVYTRAGLPVEVTAEFENWRRVRDSEGAEGWVYHSLLSGRRTAVVTMKDKDGLAPLYENASSGSAVVARLQAGVVAQVKRCDMKWCRIVGSGFDGWIEKLQLWGVYADEQVN, encoded by the coding sequence ATGGCGGTAACGGCGTTCGCAGGTGCGATGATTTGCGCCGCGACCTTCGCGCACGCCGGCAAGGAGTCACCATTGTCGGCGAGCGGACTGCCGGTGCCGCGATACGTCAGTCTTAAGTCTGATCACGTCAATGTCCGGGTCGGGCCGACCAAGGACAACGACGTCGCCTGGGTCTACACCCGCGCCGGCCTGCCGGTCGAAGTCACGGCCGAGTTCGAGAACTGGCGCCGGGTTCGGGACTCCGAGGGCGCCGAGGGGTGGGTATATCACTCGCTCCTGTCCGGTCGCCGCACCGCGGTCGTCACCATGAAGGACAAAGACGGCTTGGCGCCGCTGTATGAGAACGCCAGCTCCGGCAGCGCCGTGGTGGCCCGGCTGCAGGCCGGCGTGGTGGCCCAGGTCAAGCGCTGCGACATGAAATGGTGCCGGATCGTCGGGAGTGGCTTCGACGGCTGGATCGAGAAGCTGCAGCTGTGGGGCGTTTACGCCGACGAGCAGGTCAACTGA
- the fabB gene encoding beta-ketoacyl-ACP synthase I — translation MRRVVVTGMGIVSSIGNNTQEVLASLHDAKSGISRAEKHAELGFRSQVQGAPTLNPADVVDRRAMRFLGEGAAWNHVAMEQAIADSGLEESEISNIRTGIVMGSGGPSARTIVEAADITRTKGPKRVGPFAVPKAMSSTASATLATWFKIKGVNYSISSACATSNHCIGNAYELIQWGKQDVMFAGGCEELDWSLSVLFDAMGAMSSKYNDTPATASRPYDVNRDGFVIAGGAGVLVLEELEHAKARGAKIYGEIIGYGATSDGYDMVAPSGEGAERCMKMALSTTGGIKIDYINPHATSTPAGDPPEMNAIRAVFGIGDKCPPISATKALTGHSLGATGVQEAIYSLLMMQNGFICESAHITELDPAFADMPIVRKRVDNAKLGVVLSNSFGFGGTNATLVFKRLEA, via the coding sequence ATGAGACGAGTTGTTGTGACGGGGATGGGGATCGTCTCGTCGATTGGTAACAACACCCAAGAAGTTCTGGCGAGCCTGCACGACGCCAAGTCGGGTATTTCGCGTGCCGAAAAGCATGCCGAGCTCGGCTTCCGCTCGCAGGTCCAGGGCGCGCCGACGCTGAATCCGGCCGATGTGGTCGATCGTCGCGCGATGCGTTTCCTCGGTGAGGGCGCGGCGTGGAACCACGTCGCGATGGAACAGGCGATCGCCGATTCCGGGCTGGAAGAGTCCGAGATCTCCAATATCCGCACTGGCATCGTGATGGGTTCGGGCGGCCCGTCGGCACGCACCATCGTCGAGGCCGCTGATATCACCCGCACCAAGGGTCCGAAGCGCGTCGGTCCGTTTGCGGTGCCGAAGGCGATGAGCTCGACCGCGTCGGCGACGCTCGCCACCTGGTTCAAGATCAAGGGCGTCAACTACTCGATCTCGTCGGCCTGCGCGACCTCCAACCACTGCATCGGCAACGCCTATGAGCTGATCCAGTGGGGCAAGCAGGACGTGATGTTCGCGGGCGGCTGCGAGGAACTCGACTGGTCGCTGTCGGTGCTGTTCGACGCGATGGGCGCGATGTCGTCGAAGTACAACGACACCCCGGCCACTGCCTCGCGTCCCTATGACGTCAATCGCGACGGCTTCGTGATCGCCGGCGGCGCCGGCGTGCTGGTGCTGGAAGAGCTCGAGCACGCCAAGGCGCGCGGTGCCAAGATTTACGGCGAGATCATCGGCTATGGCGCCACCAGCGACGGCTACGACATGGTGGCGCCGTCGGGCGAAGGCGCCGAGCGCTGCATGAAGATGGCGCTGTCGACCACCGGCGGCATCAAGATCGACTACATCAATCCGCACGCGACCTCGACGCCGGCCGGCGACCCGCCGGAAATGAACGCGATCCGCGCCGTGTTCGGCATCGGCGACAAGTGCCCGCCGATCTCCGCCACCAAGGCGCTGACCGGCCACTCGCTTGGCGCCACCGGCGTCCAGGAGGCGATTTACTCGCTGCTGATGATGCAGAACGGCTTCATCTGCGAGAGCGCGCACATCACCGAACTCGATCCGGCCTTCGCCGACATGCCGATCGTGCGCAAGCGCGTCGACAACGCCAAGCTCGGTGTCGTGCTGTCGAACTCGTTCGGCTTCGGCGGGACCAACGCGACGCTGGTGTTCAAGCGGCTGGAGGCGTGA
- the fabA gene encoding bifunctional 3-hydroxydecanoyl-ACP dehydratase/trans-2-decenoyl-ACP isomerase — translation MRDRRSSYEYEDLLACGRGELFGAGNAQLPLPPMLMFDRITTITEDGGEFGKGHVRAELDVNPDLWFFACHFKNDPVMPGCLGLDAMWQMVGFFLGWVGGEGPGRALGLGELKFTGQVLPNISKVVYNVDIKRVMRSKLWLGIADGWLSADDEIIYRAKDLKVGLFKQTAQPVAG, via the coding sequence ATGCGGGACCGTCGCTCCAGCTACGAATACGAAGATCTGCTGGCCTGCGGCCGGGGCGAACTGTTCGGCGCTGGGAACGCCCAGCTGCCGCTGCCGCCGATGCTGATGTTCGATCGCATCACCACCATCACCGAAGACGGCGGCGAGTTCGGCAAGGGCCACGTTCGCGCCGAGCTCGACGTCAATCCGGACCTCTGGTTCTTCGCCTGCCACTTCAAGAACGATCCGGTGATGCCGGGCTGTCTCGGCCTCGATGCGATGTGGCAGATGGTCGGCTTCTTTCTCGGCTGGGTCGGCGGCGAAGGTCCGGGCCGTGCGCTTGGCCTCGGGGAACTAAAGTTCACCGGGCAGGTGCTGCCGAACATCAGCAAAGTCGTCTACAATGTCGATATCAAGCGGGTGATGCGCTCCAAGCTTTGGCTCGGCATTGCCGATGGCTGGCTTTCGGCCGACGACGAGATCATCTACCGCGCAAAGGATCTGAAAGTCGGTCTGTTCAAGCAGACGGCGCAGCCGGTTGCTGGCTAG
- the irrA gene encoding iron response transcriptional regulator IrrA — translation MHEAHSHAEPRLNGCPWHDVNEMLQSVGLRPTRQRMALGWLLFGKGDRHLTAEMLYEEASQAKVPVSLATVYNTLNQLTDVGLLRQVSVDGTKTYFDTNVSAHQHFYLENNHELIDIPNAELELKATPDVPEGYEIARVDVVVRLRKKG, via the coding sequence GTGCACGAGGCACACTCGCATGCGGAGCCTCGGCTGAACGGCTGCCCGTGGCATGATGTGAACGAGATGCTGCAGTCGGTCGGCCTGCGTCCGACCCGGCAGCGCATGGCGCTCGGTTGGCTGCTGTTCGGCAAGGGCGACCGGCATCTCACCGCTGAAATGCTGTACGAAGAGGCCAGTCAGGCCAAGGTCCCGGTGTCGCTGGCGACCGTGTACAATACCCTGAACCAGCTGACCGACGTCGGTCTGCTGCGCCAGGTCAGTGTCGACGGCACTAAGACCTATTTCGACACCAACGTGTCGGCGCACCAGCACTTCTACCTCGAAAACAACCACGAGCTGATCGACATTCCGAATGCCGAGCTCGAACTCAAGGCGACCCCGGATGTTCCCGAGGGCTACGAGATCGCCCGGGTGGACGTCGTCGTGCGTCTGCGAAAGAAGGGCTGA
- a CDS encoding PAS domain-containing methyl-accepting chemotaxis protein: MFSFTRSAGHDHAAAMLAALNRSQAVIEFDLDGNVIDANDNFLTALGYSLPEIKGKHHRMFVDPSEHDSTAYREFWTALRAGQYQAGEFHRIGKGGREVWIQASYNPILDKNGKPTGVVKFAADITAAKTQSLEDAGKLAAIGRAQAVIEFAMDGTVLTANDNFLAAMGYSLGEIKGKHHSMFVEPSVRESSDYREFWARLNRGEYFPGEFKRIGKGGKEVWILASYNPILDARGKPFKVVKYATDVTAQKLKNADFSGQIDAIRKSQAVIEFSIDGTVLDANDNFLHALGYSLGEIKGRHHSMFIDPAERESAAYRAFWAALGRGDYQAGEYKRIGKGGREVWIQASYNPILDLNGRPFKVVKYAADTTRQVLTRLGNERVRAMMESVAAGAEELNASVREISEAMTKSRQTAMNAVGEVDAADSQANQLNDAAQAMSGIVELINHITGQINLLALNATIESARAGEAGRGFAVVAAEVKNLANQAKQATDKIGTEISNLTSVSGDVVGALGKIKSAIQNVSEYVSSTAAAVEEQSTVTSEMSSSMQRAAAEAAAIAAG; this comes from the coding sequence ATGTTCTCCTTCACCCGCTCTGCCGGCCATGATCATGCGGCAGCGATGCTCGCGGCGCTCAATCGCTCCCAGGCGGTGATCGAGTTCGATCTCGACGGCAACGTCATCGACGCAAACGACAACTTTCTGACCGCACTCGGCTACTCGCTTCCAGAGATCAAGGGCAAGCATCACCGGATGTTCGTCGATCCGAGCGAGCACGACAGCACAGCCTATCGCGAGTTCTGGACCGCGTTGCGCGCCGGCCAGTACCAGGCCGGCGAATTCCACCGCATCGGCAAGGGCGGCCGCGAGGTCTGGATCCAGGCGTCCTACAACCCGATCCTCGACAAGAACGGCAAGCCGACCGGCGTCGTGAAGTTCGCGGCCGACATCACCGCGGCCAAGACCCAATCGCTGGAGGATGCCGGCAAGCTCGCGGCAATCGGCCGCGCCCAGGCGGTGATCGAGTTTGCGATGGACGGCACCGTCCTCACCGCCAACGATAACTTTCTCGCCGCGATGGGGTACTCGCTTGGCGAGATCAAGGGCAAGCATCACAGCATGTTTGTCGAGCCGTCGGTGCGCGAGAGCAGCGACTACCGCGAGTTTTGGGCGCGGCTCAACCGCGGCGAATACTTCCCCGGCGAGTTCAAGCGGATCGGCAAGGGCGGCAAGGAGGTCTGGATTCTGGCGTCCTACAACCCGATCCTCGACGCACGCGGCAAGCCGTTCAAAGTGGTGAAATACGCCACCGACGTCACCGCGCAGAAGCTGAAGAACGCCGACTTCTCCGGCCAGATCGATGCGATCCGCAAGTCACAGGCGGTGATCGAATTCAGCATCGACGGCACAGTGCTGGACGCCAACGACAACTTCCTGCACGCGCTGGGCTACTCGCTGGGCGAGATCAAGGGCCGGCATCACAGTATGTTCATCGACCCCGCCGAGCGCGAGAGCGCGGCCTATCGGGCATTCTGGGCGGCGCTCGGTCGCGGCGATTATCAGGCCGGCGAATACAAGCGCATCGGCAAAGGCGGCAGGGAAGTCTGGATCCAGGCCTCCTACAACCCGATCCTCGACCTCAATGGACGGCCTTTCAAGGTGGTGAAATACGCCGCCGACACCACCCGCCAGGTACTCACCCGGCTCGGCAACGAGCGCGTCCGCGCCATGATGGAATCGGTGGCGGCCGGAGCGGAGGAGCTGAACGCTTCGGTGCGCGAGATTTCCGAAGCGATGACCAAGTCGAGGCAGACAGCGATGAACGCCGTCGGCGAAGTCGATGCCGCCGACTCTCAGGCCAATCAGCTCAACGACGCGGCTCAAGCAATGAGCGGCATCGTCGAACTGATCAACCACATCACCGGGCAGATCAATCTGCTGGCCCTCAACGCCACGATCGAGTCGGCGCGCGCCGGCGAGGCCGGGCGCGGCTTTGCTGTGGTGGCGGCTGAGGTGAAGAACCTCGCCAATCAGGCCAAGCAGGCCACCGACAAGATCGGGACCGAGATCAGCAATCTCACCAGCGTCTCCGGCGACGTGGTCGGCGCGCTCGGCAAGATCAAGAGCGCGATCCAGAACGTCAGCGAGTACGTCAGCTCGACGGCTGCGGCGGTGGAGGAGCAGAGCACGGTGACCAGCGAGATGTCGTCGAGCATGCAGCGCGCCGCCGCCGAAGCGGCCGCGATCGCAGCCGGCTAA
- the fabI gene encoding enoyl-ACP reductase FabI, which translates to MQGLMQGKRGLIMGVANDHSIAWGMAKTLAAHGAELAFTYQGEALARRVKPLAQSLNSDLVLPCDVEDIASVDAVFNTLKDKWGKLDFVIHAIGFSDKNELRGQYIDTSRANFSRTMVISCFSFTEVAKRAAALMPDGGAMITLTFGASERAMPNYNVMGLAKAALEASVRYLACDLGPKGIRVNAVSAGPVRTLAGAGIGDSRAMFGFMEKHSPLGRGVTLEELGGSALYLLSDLSGGVTGETHYVDSGYNIVLMPKPEALKADADKA; encoded by the coding sequence ATGCAAGGACTGATGCAGGGCAAGCGCGGGCTGATCATGGGCGTCGCCAACGACCATTCGATCGCCTGGGGCATGGCGAAGACGCTGGCGGCGCACGGCGCCGAGCTCGCTTTCACCTACCAGGGCGAAGCGCTCGCGCGCCGCGTCAAGCCGCTGGCGCAGTCGCTGAATTCCGATCTGGTGCTGCCCTGCGACGTCGAAGACATCGCCAGCGTCGATGCGGTGTTCAACACGCTGAAGGACAAGTGGGGCAAGCTCGACTTCGTCATTCACGCGATCGGCTTTTCCGACAAGAACGAGCTGCGCGGTCAGTACATCGACACCAGCCGCGCGAACTTCTCGCGCACCATGGTGATCTCCTGCTTCTCCTTCACCGAGGTCGCCAAGCGCGCCGCGGCGCTGATGCCGGATGGCGGCGCGATGATCACGCTGACGTTCGGCGCGTCCGAGCGCGCGATGCCGAACTACAACGTGATGGGCCTCGCCAAGGCCGCGCTGGAAGCCAGCGTGCGCTATCTCGCCTGCGATCTCGGCCCCAAGGGCATCCGCGTCAACGCGGTCTCGGCCGGTCCGGTGCGGACGCTGGCCGGCGCCGGCATCGGCGATTCGCGTGCGATGTTCGGCTTCATGGAAAAGCACTCGCCGCTCGGCCGCGGCGTGACGCTGGAAGAACTCGGCGGTTCGGCGCTGTATCTGCTGTCGGACCTCTCCGGTGGTGTCACCGGCGAAACCCACTACGTCGACTCCGGCTACAACATCGTGCTGATGCCAAAGCCCGAGGCCCTGAAGGCGGACGCCGACAAGGCGTAG
- the katG gene encoding catalase/peroxidase HPI has product MDAKTDDKGAGKCPFSGGSHGHRNRDWWPDQLDISVLHNNSKKSDPMGAAFNYAEEFKKLDLEAVKKDLHALMTDSQEWWPADFGHYGGLFVRMAWHSAGTYRITDGRGGAGAGQQRFAPLNSWPDNANLDKARRLLWPIKQKYGSKISWADLMVLTGNVALESMGFKTFGFAGGRADVWEPEELYWGPEGTWLGDERYSGERQLAEPLGAVQMGLIYVNPEGPNGNPDPVAAAKDIRETFARMAMDDEETVALIAGGHTFGKTHGAGDPSLIGPAPEGGLLEEQGLGWTSKYGTGFGADAITGGPEVIWTQTPTQWSNHFFENLFGFEWELDKSPAGAKQWKAKGAEATVPDPFDPAKKRVPTMLTTDLSLRFDPIYEKISRRFLENPDQFADAFARAWFKLTHRDMGPRERYLGPEVPKEELIWQDPIPAVNHELVGEADIEALKAKILASGLSVAQLVSTAWASASTFRGSDKRGGANGARIRLAPQKDWEVNQPAELAQVLGKLEAIQGEFNGAQKDGKKVSLADLIVLGGAAAIEKAAKDAGTAVKVPFTPGRMDASAEQTDVESFKVLEPRADGFRNYINTKRHQFMHPEEALVDKAQLLTLTGPELTVLVGGLRVLGANYAHSTHGVLTERPEKLTNDFFVNLLDMGTKWTKANGEVEIYEGRDRKNGELKWTGTRVDLVFGSHSQLRAFAEVYACSDAQEKFVSDFVTAWTKVMNADRFDIVAKKQAA; this is encoded by the coding sequence ATGGACGCAAAGACGGACGACAAGGGCGCAGGCAAGTGCCCGTTCTCGGGCGGCAGCCACGGCCATCGCAACCGTGACTGGTGGCCGGATCAGCTCGACATTTCGGTGCTGCACAACAATTCGAAGAAGTCCGACCCGATGGGTGCGGCGTTCAATTACGCCGAAGAGTTCAAGAAGCTCGATCTGGAAGCGGTGAAGAAGGACCTTCACGCGCTGATGACCGATTCGCAGGAATGGTGGCCGGCCGACTTCGGTCACTACGGTGGCCTGTTCGTCCGCATGGCCTGGCACTCGGCCGGCACCTATCGCATCACCGACGGCCGTGGCGGCGCCGGCGCCGGCCAGCAGCGCTTCGCGCCGCTGAACTCGTGGCCGGACAACGCCAACCTCGACAAGGCCCGCCGTCTGCTGTGGCCGATCAAGCAGAAATACGGCAGCAAGATCTCCTGGGCCGACCTGATGGTCCTCACCGGCAACGTCGCGCTGGAATCGATGGGCTTCAAGACTTTCGGCTTCGCCGGCGGGCGCGCCGACGTCTGGGAGCCGGAAGAGCTGTATTGGGGCCCGGAAGGCACCTGGCTGGGCGACGAGCGCTATTCCGGCGAACGCCAGCTCGCCGAGCCGCTCGGCGCTGTGCAGATGGGCCTGATCTACGTCAACCCCGAAGGCCCGAACGGCAATCCCGACCCGGTCGCCGCCGCCAAGGACATCCGTGAGACGTTCGCCCGCATGGCGATGGACGACGAAGAGACCGTCGCGCTGATCGCCGGCGGCCACACCTTCGGCAAGACCCACGGCGCCGGCGATCCGTCGCTGATCGGGCCGGCTCCGGAAGGCGGGCTGCTCGAGGAGCAGGGCCTTGGCTGGACCAGCAAGTACGGCACCGGCTTTGGCGCCGACGCCATCACGGGCGGCCCGGAAGTGATCTGGACCCAGACCCCGACGCAGTGGAGCAACCACTTCTTCGAGAATCTGTTCGGCTTCGAATGGGAGCTCGACAAGAGCCCAGCCGGCGCCAAGCAGTGGAAGGCCAAGGGCGCCGAAGCAACCGTGCCGGATCCGTTCGATCCCGCCAAGAAGCGCGTGCCGACGATGCTGACGACCGACCTGTCGCTGCGCTTCGACCCGATCTACGAAAAGATCTCGCGTCGCTTCCTGGAGAATCCCGATCAGTTCGCCGACGCGTTCGCCCGCGCCTGGTTCAAGCTGACCCACCGCGACATGGGACCGCGCGAGCGCTACCTCGGCCCGGAAGTGCCGAAGGAAGAGCTGATCTGGCAGGACCCGATCCCGGCCGTGAACCACGAACTGGTCGGCGAGGCCGATATCGAAGCGCTGAAGGCGAAGATCCTCGCCTCCGGTCTGTCGGTGGCGCAGCTCGTCTCCACCGCGTGGGCGTCCGCCTCGACCTTCCGCGGCTCGGACAAGCGCGGCGGCGCCAACGGCGCGCGCATCCGCCTGGCTCCGCAGAAGGACTGGGAGGTCAACCAACCGGCCGAGCTGGCGCAGGTGCTCGGCAAGCTCGAAGCGATCCAGGGCGAATTCAACGGCGCGCAGAAGGACGGCAAGAAGGTCTCGCTCGCCGACCTGATCGTGCTCGGCGGCGCCGCGGCAATCGAGAAGGCTGCCAAGGACGCCGGCACCGCCGTCAAGGTGCCGTTCACGCCGGGCCGGATGGATGCCTCGGCGGAGCAGACCGACGTCGAGTCGTTCAAGGTGCTGGAGCCGCGGGCCGATGGCTTCCGCAACTACATCAACACCAAGCGGCATCAGTTCATGCATCCCGAAGAGGCGCTGGTCGACAAGGCCCAGCTCCTCACGCTCACCGGCCCTGAACTGACGGTGCTGGTCGGCGGCCTGCGCGTGCTCGGCGCCAACTACGCGCACTCGACCCACGGCGTGCTCACCGAACGGCCCGAGAAGCTGACCAACGACTTCTTCGTCAATCTGCTCGACATGGGCACCAAGTGGACCAAGGCGAACGGCGAGGTCGAGATCTACGAAGGCCGCGACCGCAAGAACGGCGAACTGAAGTGGACCGGCACTCGCGTCGATCTGGTCTTCGGCTCGCACTCCCAGCTCCGCGCCTTTGCCGAGGTGTATGCGTGCTCGGATGCGCAGGAGAAGTTCGTCAGCGACTTCGTCACCGCCTGGACCAAGGTGATGAACGCCGATCGGTTCGACATCGTCGCCAAGAAGCAGGCGGCCTGA